A DNA window from Vigna angularis cultivar LongXiaoDou No.4 chromosome 1, ASM1680809v1, whole genome shotgun sequence contains the following coding sequences:
- the LOC108333071 gene encoding uncharacterized protein LOC108333071, with translation MSNIESILVRTEKPPNSSLISSPSPSSGKLPKEQLQMEVSCKILRRSTHSFLRNYHYFTSTAAFLAFPFSASILLSQAVVPTPSSLLPQIYTRLRILFDAAGFPSSSQFFTILNLKVSQTITSSIFTLPFTLTFLLVAKAFIIQALNHNKPTLQPSFSSVLSLYKPLLHTYFCNCFLILSANATTFGLMFLAFSFVERFGYSSPGNLILFMSVAGAVLFSVILANALVICNMALALSGMEGHGGYFAILKACLLLRGRTSMALFLALPVNVALAAIEALFQFRIVRPYHIAGMAGPCVALEGIFIAYLYSIFIILDTIVSCIFYKSLKTGSWIHQEDKYLFRIEFPDEDQYGYTSTKELP, from the coding sequence ATGAGTAATATAGAGTCCATTTTGGTGAGAACTGAGAAGCCACCCAACTCCTCCCTCATTTCCTCCCCCTCTCCCTCTAGTGGCAAGCTTCCAAAGGAACAACTCCAAATGGAAGTTTCATGCAAGATTCTCAGAAGATCAACTCACAGTTTTCTCCGAAACTATCATTACTTCACCTCAACAGCAGCTTTTCTAGCATTTCCTTTCTCAGCTTCTATACTCCTCTCTCAGGCTGTAGTCCCAACCCCTTCATCTCTCTTGCCTCAAATCTACACTCGCCTAAGGATTCTCTTTGATGCTGCTGGCTTCCCTTCATCTTCACAGTTTTTTACCATTCTCAACCTCAAGGTTTCTCAAACAATCACTTCTTCAATCTTTACCCTTCCTTTCACCCTCACCTTTCTCCTCGTTGCAAAAGCATTCATAATCCAGGCTCTCAATCACAACAAACCAACTTTGCAGCCTTCCTTCAGTTCAGTTCTATCCCTTTACAAGCCCCTCCTCCATACCTACTTCTGCAACTGTTTCTTGATTCTCTCAGCAAATGCAACTACTTTTGGTCTCATGTTTTTGGCCTTCAGCTTCGTTGAAAGATTTGGCTACTCTTCCCCCGGTAACCTCATCCTCTTCATGTCAGTAGCTGGAGCAGTTCTCTTTTCTGTGATTCTGGCCAATGCTCTTGTCATATGCAACATGGCACTGGCTCTATCTGGCATGGAGGGACATGGTGGGTACTTTGCAATTCTTAAAGCTTGTCTTCTCTTAAGGGGAAGGACATCAATGGCTTTGTTCCTGGCACTTCCTGTCAATGTGGCACTGGCAGCCATTGAGGCCTTGTTCCAATTCCGGATTGTAAGGCCCTATCATATTGCTGGAATGGCAGGGCCTTGTGTGGCTTTGGAGGGGATTTTCATTGCTTACCTCTACTCAATCTTCATCATCCTTGACACAATTGTGAGTTGCATATTCTACAAAAGCCTTAAGACAGGATCGTGGATCCATCAGGAGGACAAATATTTGTTCAGGATTGAATTCCCAGATGAGGACCAGTACGGTTACACGAGCACCAAGGAACTACCTTAA
- the LOC108329878 gene encoding probable receptor-like protein kinase At5g61350: MDVENKGTRLKPTFLLFLVILHLFFSTLAKSSFTPHVNYLLDCGSSHPTQLTDGRTFKSDRETTSLLATAEYVQISLYSNLSPSVPSSLLPLYQTARVFQEESTYSFYISKTGRLWIRLYFFPLSNPSYNLTTAVFSVQTNHHVLLHEFSARNNDSPVFKEYLVNVSDSRFSLKFKPKKSSFAFINAIEVVSVPDALISDSATALSPLGEFKGLFNSALEVSYRINVGGPTITPDDDTLARTWETDGSYNIFPQGSETISVSKKGIKYPDTGVTPTIAPNLVYASAIHVKNATFMLPNFNLSWMVNVDRSYSYLIRMHFCDILSRSLNQLYFNVYINGIEGVSALNLSSQTKALATAFYQDFVLNSRDVTNGSILVQVGPTDAILNGFEVMKISNIADSLDGLYSVDGKYKGPCSTTMEMKILAYVGIALAVTTILLLVITCIRWKKRPQGRENHNRFSSSPLPVHSPISCSSKSSCRGSTASSSRKSNKHDHRVTPQGPKRFFPFSEMRQATNNFEEKRVIGVGGFGKVYLGTLKDGTKVAIKRGSGNSEQGINEFRTELEMLSKLRHRHLVSLIGFCDENSEMVLVYEYMANGPFRSHIYGFDLPCLSWQKRLEICIGAARGLYYLHTGAAQSITHRDVKTTNILLDENYVAKVSDFGLSKVVPDEAQVSTAVKGSFGYLDPEYYRSQQLTQKSDIYSFGVVLFEVLCARPVICPTRPTEEINLAEWAKKQNRRGLVNEIIDPRIGVTMNPQSLSVFVEIAERCLADCGVDRPSMGDVLWHLEYALRLQEPASRIDEAEDKRAI, encoded by the coding sequence ATGGACGTAGAGAACAAAGGAACCAGACTCAAACCTACGTTTCTATTATTCCTTGTCATTCTTCACCTTTTCTTTTCCACCCTAGCCAAATCTTCTTTCACACCTCATGTTAACTATCTCCTTGATTGTGGCTCCTCCCACCCCACTCAGCTCACAGATGGAAGAACCTTCAAATCTGATCGTGAAACCACTTCTCTCCTAGCCACAGCTGAATATGTGCAAATATCACTTTACTCAAATCTCTCCCCTTCTGTTCCTTCTTCATTGCTTCCTTTGTATCAAACTGCAAGGGTTTTTCAAGAGGAATCCACCTACTCCTTTTACATATCCAAAACTGGTAGACTTTGGATTCGCCTTTACTTCTTCCCTCTCTCTAACCCTTCCTATAACCTAACAACTGCTGTTTTCTCTGTCCAAACTAATCACCACGTGCTCCTGCACGAGTTCTCCGCCAGGAACAATGACTCACCTGTTTTCAAGGAATACCTTGTTAACGTTTCTGATAGTAGATTTTCCCTCAAATTCAAGCCCAAGAAAAGCTCCTTTGCGTTCATCAATGCAATTGAGGTTGTCTCAGTCCCTGACGCTCTTATTTCGGATTCAGCAACTGCACTTTCCCCACTTGGTGAATTCAAAGGCTTGTTCAATTCTGCTCTTGAAGTATCCTACAGAATAAACGTTGGTGGTCCCACCATAACTCCTGACGACGACACTTTGGCAAGAACATGGGAAACTGATGGTTCATACAACATCTTCCCACAGGGTTCTGAGACTATTTCTGTCTCCAAAAAAGGCATAAAGTATCCTGATACTGGGGTTACACCTACGATTGCTCCCAACTTGGTTTATGCAAGTGCTATACACGTGAAGAACGCTACATTCATGCTACCGAATTTCAATCTCAGTTGGATGGTGAACGTGGATAGGAGCTACTCTTATTTGATAAGAATGCATTTCTGTGACATTTTGAGCAGGAGTCTTAATCAGTTATACTTTAATGTGTACATCAACGGGATTGAGGGTGTATCAGCTTTGAATCTATCATCGCAAACCAAAGCTCTAGCCACTGCTTTTTACCAGGACTTTGTGTTAAATTCACGGGATGTCACAAACGGTTCCATTTTGGTTCAGGTGGGACCGACCGATGCAATTCTGAATGGATTTGAGGTGATGAAGATTAGCAACATCGCAGACAGCTTGGACGGTTTATACTCTGTTGATGGGAAATACAAAGGGCCATGTTCAACAACCatggaaatgaaaattttggCTTATGTTGGAATTGCATTGGCTGTGACAACAATTCTGTTGCTAGTAATAACTTGCATAAGGTGGAAAAAGAGGCCTCAAGGTAGGGAAAATCATAACAGGTTCTCATCAAGCCCCCTTCCTGTCCATTCCCCTATATCGTGTTCAAGCAAAAGCAGTTGTCGAGGGTCAACAGCATCCAGTTCCCGCAAGAGCAATAAACACGATCATCGTGTCACCCCACAAGGGCCCAAAAGGTTCTTCCCCTTTAGTGAAATGCGACAAGCCACCAATAATTTCGAAGAGAAAAGAGTAATTGGTGTTGGAGGCTTCGGGAAAGTGTATCTTGGAACGTTGAAAGATGGGACAAAGGTTGCCATAAAACGAGGAAGTGGTAATTCAGAGCAAGGCATCAATGAATTCAGAACAGAACTGGAAATGCTGTCAAAGCTACGCCATCGCCACCTTGTCTCATTGATAGGTTTCTGTGATGAAAACTCAGAGATGGTTCTTGTGTATGAGTACATGGCTAATGGCCCTTTTCGTTCTCACATCTACGGGTTCGACCTGCCTTGTTTGTCATGGCAAAAGAGGCTTGAAATATGCATTGGTGCAGCTCGTGGGTTGTACTATCTCCACACTGGCGCAGCTCAAAGCATCACACACCGTGATGTGAAGACAACAAACATACTCCTAGATGAGAATTACGTGGCCAAGGTTTCTGACTTTGGTTTGTCAAAGGTTGTCCCAGATGAAGCTCAAGTTAGCACAGCAGTGAAGGGTAGTTTTGGGTACCTTGACCCTGAGTACTATAGGAGTCAACAACTAACTCAGAAATCTGATATATACTCTTTTGGGGTAGTCCTATTTGAGGTATTATGTGCTAGGCCAGTTATTTGCCCAACACGTCCAACAGAAGAGATTAACTTGGCTGAATGGGCAAAGAAACAGAATAGAAGAGGATTGGTGAATGAAATAATTGATCCACGTATTGGTGTTACTATGAATCCTCAATCACTCAgtgtttttgttgaaattgCTGAGAGATGTTTAGCAGACTGTGGTGTTGATAGGCCTAGCATGGGGGATGTGTTGTGGCATTTGGAATACGCGTTGCGCCTACAAGAACCTGCCTCACGGATTGATGAAGCTGAAGATAAAAGGGCAATATAG